The Planococcus liqunii genome includes a region encoding these proteins:
- a CDS encoding acetyl-CoA hydrolase/transferase family protein, with product MTKKLSPQEVTELIDKGADIIVPIANGEPIRLLDILEENVEKLEGVKIHQLLALRSRRYIQGEFEQLKHVSYFLSGATRKVYQQAKMELVPNNFHEVPRLLKKTTKMSMIMTVASPMDEHGYFTFGTQADYISEFVGKVPFILEVNEHMPRTYGRNQIHISQIAGFVEHHAPLAEEKAAAPSDRDLLIAASIIEDIQDGDTLQIGIGSVPNAVISMLKDHRHLGIHTEMLPDGVVDLVKAGAVDGTRKFTNPGKIITTFAYGSKKLYDFLDNNPVVEFLPVSQVNDPREIAKEKNIVSINATTEVDLFGQCASETVGGKYYSSSGGQVDFARGVRFAENGKGYICMQSTAKNETLSRIKINLTPGSVVTTGKNDVDNIVTEYGIARLHGASISERAKRLIAVAHPNFREELLFDAKKNGIVI from the coding sequence ATGACAAAAAAGTTGAGTCCTCAAGAAGTTACCGAGTTGATTGATAAAGGCGCAGATATCATTGTTCCAATCGCCAATGGCGAACCGATCCGTCTGCTGGACATATTGGAAGAAAATGTGGAAAAGCTGGAAGGTGTCAAAATTCACCAATTGTTGGCTTTGCGGAGCCGCCGTTATATCCAAGGTGAATTTGAACAGCTCAAGCATGTTTCTTATTTTCTAAGCGGTGCTACGCGCAAAGTGTACCAGCAGGCAAAAATGGAGCTGGTTCCAAACAATTTCCATGAAGTGCCGCGTTTGCTGAAGAAAACGACGAAAATGTCGATGATCATGACTGTGGCTTCTCCAATGGATGAGCATGGCTATTTTACGTTCGGCACACAAGCGGACTACATTTCTGAATTTGTCGGGAAAGTCCCTTTTATCCTGGAAGTAAATGAACATATGCCAAGAACCTATGGCCGCAATCAAATTCATATCAGCCAAATAGCCGGCTTTGTGGAGCACCATGCGCCGCTGGCTGAAGAAAAAGCAGCTGCACCGAGCGACAGGGACTTACTGATTGCGGCTTCGATTATCGAAGACATCCAAGACGGAGACACGCTGCAAATTGGAATAGGTTCTGTACCGAATGCCGTTATCTCGATGCTAAAGGATCACCGCCATCTGGGCATCCATACCGAAATGCTGCCGGATGGAGTAGTGGATCTGGTGAAAGCCGGTGCAGTCGACGGCACCCGTAAGTTTACGAACCCGGGGAAAATTATTACCACCTTCGCGTACGGTTCAAAGAAGCTATACGATTTTCTGGATAACAACCCGGTAGTCGAATTCTTGCCGGTCAGCCAAGTCAACGATCCGCGGGAAATCGCGAAAGAGAAAAACATCGTTTCCATTAATGCGACGACCGAAGTGGATCTGTTCGGGCAGTGCGCTTCCGAAACTGTGGGCGGCAAGTATTATTCTTCCAGCGGTGGACAAGTTGATTTTGCCCGCGGTGTGCGTTTTGCAGAAAACGGAAAAGGTTACATCTGCATGCAGTCAACGGCAAAAAATGAAACATTATCCCGCATCAAAATTAACCTGACGCCTGGATCGGTTGTGACGACAGGAAAGAATGACGTGGACAATATTGTAACTGAGTATGGCATTGCGCGTCTTCACGGGGCATCAATCTCGGAACGTGCGAAACGCCTGATTGCAGTAGCCCACCCGAATTTCCGGGAAGAGCTGCTGTTTGATGCGAAAAAAAATGGCATTGTCATTTAA
- a CDS encoding MarR family winged helix-turn-helix transcriptional regulator, which yields MQKLLFHEIHQKSRLSVKEVNDALKEFHLYSSQWSILFCLEQFGEMTQKEIWQYLNVEAPTVTRTLMRLEHSGWVVRKEGQDKRERLVQLSEFAKKMVPQIEKRIQEVEESLLSSLSEAEQQQLIELLKKIGNN from the coding sequence ATGCAGAAATTGTTATTTCATGAAATCCATCAAAAATCACGTTTATCTGTTAAAGAAGTTAACGATGCGCTGAAAGAATTTCATTTATACAGTTCCCAGTGGTCCATTCTTTTTTGTCTGGAACAATTCGGTGAGATGACGCAAAAAGAGATTTGGCAGTATTTGAATGTTGAAGCGCCTACCGTGACGAGGACGTTAATGCGCTTGGAACACAGCGGCTGGGTAGTCCGAAAAGAAGGGCAAGACAAGCGGGAACGCCTTGTCCAATTATCGGAATTCGCAAAGAAAATGGTGCCGCAGATTGAAAAACGGATTCAAGAGGTGGAGGAGAGCCTTCTGTCTTCTTTATCGGAAGCAGAGCAGCAGCAGCTGATTGAGCTGCTTAAAAAAATCGGCAATAACTGA
- a CDS encoding MFS transporter encodes MTEKRPIWTKSFINISISTFFIFVVFYALLTYIPIYVMSDLGGTATQGGLAVSAFLISAIIMRFFAGLILEKYGKRNVLILSVLLFAVSTILYIFVGDFTVLLFLRFFHGIWFSLMTTVGGAIAADIIPPERRGEGLGYYGIAMNLAIVAGPFIALTLLPYVTAQSIFTIFAVIMVIGFLCALWVKVDEIPAVEKEEKRKLVFNDFVEKKAVPIGSVAFFISFAYASIISFISVYAESLGLIKTASFFFIVYAIAMLLVRPFSGRIFDSIGPNVVIIPSIIIFAIGLFSLSQTESAWMLLFSGALVGIGYGTLLPSFQTLAIQAADKHRSGHATGTFFALYDTGIAIGSVSLGIIAAAFGYSNLYLILAVLVLCAAFYYVWIMKKQKTAINEKQASRA; translated from the coding sequence ATGACTGAAAAAAGACCCATTTGGACCAAGAGCTTTATCAATATCTCAATAAGTACGTTTTTTATTTTTGTAGTCTTTTATGCCTTGCTGACGTATATACCGATTTACGTTATGAGTGATTTGGGAGGAACTGCGACACAAGGCGGGCTGGCCGTTTCGGCTTTTCTGATTTCAGCCATTATAATGCGCTTTTTTGCGGGACTGATTCTGGAGAAGTACGGAAAGCGAAATGTGCTGATTTTAAGCGTTCTGCTGTTTGCTGTTAGCACCATTTTATATATTTTTGTAGGAGACTTTACCGTTCTGCTTTTTCTTCGTTTTTTCCATGGCATCTGGTTTAGTTTGATGACCACAGTGGGTGGGGCGATTGCCGCGGATATCATCCCGCCGGAACGCCGTGGTGAAGGCTTGGGCTACTACGGGATAGCGATGAATTTGGCGATTGTGGCAGGGCCTTTTATCGCACTGACTTTATTGCCTTACGTAACCGCACAAAGCATTTTCACCATTTTTGCGGTGATCATGGTTATTGGGTTCCTGTGTGCGCTATGGGTTAAGGTAGATGAAATTCCAGCAGTTGAAAAAGAAGAAAAACGCAAACTGGTTTTCAATGATTTTGTTGAAAAGAAAGCTGTCCCTATCGGAAGTGTAGCTTTCTTCATTTCGTTTGCTTATGCCAGCATTATTTCGTTTATCTCGGTGTATGCCGAATCGCTGGGTTTAATCAAGACCGCGAGTTTCTTCTTTATCGTTTACGCTATCGCGATGCTGCTGGTTAGACCGTTCAGCGGCCGAATTTTCGATTCGATCGGGCCGAATGTTGTCATTATTCCCTCGATCATTATATTTGCCATCGGACTGTTTTCGCTCAGCCAAACCGAATCGGCTTGGATGCTGCTGTTTTCAGGTGCGTTGGTCGGAATCGGCTACGGCACTTTGCTGCCGAGCTTTCAGACACTGGCAATCCAGGCAGCGGACAAACACCGGAGCGGCCATGCGACCGGCACATTTTTCGCTTTATATGATACAGGAATTGCGATTGGCTCTGTGTCGCTCGGAATCATTGCCGCCGCTTTCGGCTACTCGAATTTGTATTTGATCCTGGCTGTTTTGGTTTTATGCGCCGCCTTTTATTATGTATGGATCATGAAAAAACAAAAAACAGCAATAAATGAAAAACAGGCGTCCCGTGCATAA
- a CDS encoding 2-keto-4-pentenoate hydratase — MDQINFDSQKMAAILYEAYIENQPIEKDFIPASLPKNEAYRIQHALTNKKAVQANEALAGYKISLTSLETQELFHSDTPLYGALTTSALNSGNILLEAMSSPLIEIELVFIVKEELSVEDDSQAILEKTAVAPGIEVPDSRFEDWFPKISLGQVVADSAVAGKIVAGEPVEGLTYEQLDGIKGSLFFNGDEIAADTSSAVLDHPIHAVKWLIDELAVHGLQLEKGMAVSSGTFILPKKLEKGAYTASFEGIGEVSLNVE, encoded by the coding sequence ATGGACCAAATTAACTTCGACAGCCAAAAAATGGCCGCTATTTTATACGAGGCATACATAGAAAATCAGCCGATTGAAAAAGATTTTATCCCTGCTTCCTTGCCCAAAAACGAAGCTTACCGCATTCAACACGCCTTAACGAATAAAAAAGCGGTCCAAGCAAATGAAGCGCTCGCCGGCTATAAAATCAGTTTAACCAGCCTCGAAACACAGGAACTTTTCCATTCTGACACGCCTTTGTACGGCGCGTTAACAACATCCGCCCTAAACAGCGGGAACATTCTTCTTGAAGCGATGTCCTCGCCTTTAATTGAAATTGAATTGGTTTTCATCGTCAAAGAAGAGCTGTCGGTAGAAGACGACAGCCAGGCAATTCTTGAAAAGACCGCAGTCGCACCGGGCATTGAAGTGCCGGACTCCCGGTTTGAAGACTGGTTTCCCAAAATCAGTTTGGGGCAAGTGGTGGCAGACAGTGCCGTCGCCGGAAAAATCGTTGCCGGAGAGCCTGTCGAAGGATTGACGTACGAACAGCTAGATGGCATAAAAGGAAGCCTGTTCTTTAATGGAGACGAAATCGCTGCAGATACTTCTTCAGCGGTTCTGGATCATCCCATCCATGCGGTGAAATGGCTGATTGACGAATTGGCAGTGCACGGACTTCAGCTTGAAAAGGGCATGGCTGTTTCATCCGGCACATTCATCCTCCCTAAAAAACTGGAAAAAGGGGCTTACACTGCCAGCTTTGAAGGAATCGGCGAAGTGTCATTGAACGTTGAATGA
- the trhA gene encoding PAQR family membrane homeostasis protein TrhA, protein MNQYIREPFNALSHLAGAVLSFAALLAMVIKAAYADAPPLHLASVIIFGGSLICLYLASTIYHTAIAHPRLVAFLRKLDHSMIFALIAGSYAPFCLIALDGPLGWSLFGFVAAIGIAGILFKMVWFHSPRWLSTALYIAMGWIIIFAVVPLADSLPLGGLLLLIAGGVLYTIGGIIYGLKPNVLSSKYLGFHEIFHLFILAGSLCHFLSVFNYVL, encoded by the coding sequence ATGAATCAATACATAAGAGAGCCTTTTAATGCGCTCTCCCATTTAGCAGGAGCTGTTCTTTCTTTTGCTGCTCTTCTGGCTATGGTCATCAAAGCAGCTTACGCCGATGCTCCACCGCTGCACTTGGCATCGGTCATCATTTTTGGCGGCAGCTTAATTTGTTTGTATCTCGCATCTACCATTTATCATACCGCTATCGCTCATCCGCGGTTGGTCGCTTTTTTAAGAAAACTGGACCATTCGATGATTTTTGCATTGATTGCCGGTTCCTATGCCCCTTTTTGCCTGATAGCACTTGATGGTCCGCTCGGCTGGTCGTTGTTCGGTTTTGTGGCCGCCATCGGGATTGCCGGCATTCTGTTTAAAATGGTGTGGTTCCATTCGCCGCGCTGGCTATCGACCGCTCTTTACATTGCAATGGGCTGGATCATTATTTTCGCCGTAGTGCCGCTGGCGGACAGCCTGCCGTTGGGGGGCTTGCTTCTATTGATTGCAGGAGGCGTTCTTTACACAATCGGCGGCATCATTTACGGTTTGAAACCAAATGTCCTTTCTTCCAAATACCTGGGCTTCCATGAAATCTTCCACCTTTTCATTTTGGCCGGCAGTTTGTGCCATTTCCTGTCTGTTTTCAATTATGTTCTTTAA
- a CDS encoding DUF1836 domain-containing protein: MENMDGLIENLGVKSGVLLEDIPKIDLYIDQVIQLFETSFADAKRNEEEKILTKTMINNYAKGKLFYPVHNKKYTRNHIMLISLIYQMKSALSINDVKQVLDGLNERALQQGLNLESFYESYLELQQGNIGSFAAGLNEQAGRVSQQAAGMEDAEELERVLLIASLVHTSNLYRRAAEKLVDDMKERGREK; this comes from the coding sequence ATGGAAAACATGGACGGCCTTATTGAGAATTTGGGGGTAAAGAGCGGCGTTTTGCTGGAAGATATTCCGAAAATCGATTTGTATATCGATCAAGTGATCCAATTGTTCGAAACGAGCTTTGCCGATGCCAAAAGAAATGAAGAAGAAAAAATCCTGACAAAGACGATGATCAACAATTATGCCAAAGGAAAGCTCTTTTATCCGGTACACAATAAAAAATACACGCGCAACCACATCATGCTGATCAGCCTGATTTATCAGATGAAAAGTGCTTTATCCATCAATGATGTCAAACAAGTGCTTGATGGCCTTAACGAGAGAGCCTTGCAGCAAGGGTTGAATTTGGAAAGTTTCTATGAAAGCTATCTGGAACTTCAGCAAGGAAACATCGGCAGCTTTGCCGCAGGTTTGAATGAACAAGCGGGCCGAGTGTCGCAGCAGGCCGCTGGAATGGAAGATGCAGAAGAGCTGGAGCGGGTGTTGCTTATTGCTTCACTGGTGCATACCAGCAACCTTTATAGAAGAGCTGCGGAAAAACTGGTGGATGACATGAAAGAGCGGGGGAGAGAGAAATGA
- a CDS encoding YaiI/YqxD family protein — MMKVLIDADGCPVVDLTISVAKQFQLPVLLLCDTAHNMQRPGAETIIVSKGADAVDFVLVNRVEKGDVVVTQDYGLAAMVLAKRGYPIDQNGRVYSEQNIDQLLYSRHIAKKVRDGGGRMKGPKKRKPEDNEKFQESLLGLLEEITTA, encoded by the coding sequence ATGATGAAAGTGCTGATTGATGCAGACGGCTGTCCCGTAGTCGATTTGACGATTTCCGTTGCCAAGCAATTTCAGCTTCCGGTCCTGCTTCTATGCGATACAGCCCATAATATGCAGCGGCCTGGCGCCGAAACCATCATCGTTTCAAAAGGAGCGGACGCAGTCGATTTTGTACTGGTCAACCGGGTCGAGAAAGGGGACGTGGTCGTTACGCAGGATTATGGGTTAGCAGCGATGGTGCTTGCAAAACGGGGATATCCCATAGACCAGAATGGCCGTGTTTATTCGGAGCAGAATATCGATCAGCTGCTGTACAGCCGCCATATCGCCAAAAAGGTGCGCGATGGAGGCGGCCGCATGAAGGGGCCGAAAAAACGCAAGCCCGAAGACAACGAAAAGTTTCAAGAAAGCTTGCTTGGGCTGCTCGAGGAAATAACTACTGCCTAA
- a CDS encoding S-layer homology domain-containing protein, producing MRKILFLAAAFFLLFSAFSAPAKAVVTFDDFFANDPFAFEVIYLHEQGIVSGYSDGTFRPNAPVTRAEAITMIGRALELDGTKRATPFKDVSASHFASGYIASGAEAGIVNGFPGNYFRPNWKVTRAQTAVMLDRAFDFPNAPNAKFSDVGPNHFAYEAISRLAYQGVALGYTDNTFRPDNNVTRVHFAVFLARAIEPSFIPDKQALLETANDILADLKAKDFAAVSSYVSAQKGLTFCPYSGGCLDNGGVTFTKAQLPGFMQNSKVYQWGYQDGSGFPIKLTPAQYYNQYLMNATYNEKERYGRTEQPMTHEQIKERFPNAMIVEFYYPGTDQYEGMDWQNLNMVFEKNSSGKWILVALVNNRWTI from the coding sequence ATGAGAAAAATTCTGTTTCTAGCAGCGGCGTTCTTCCTTCTATTCAGTGCGTTTTCTGCTCCTGCCAAGGCCGTTGTCACATTTGATGATTTTTTTGCCAATGACCCTTTTGCTTTTGAAGTAATCTATTTACATGAACAAGGAATTGTTTCCGGCTATTCGGACGGCACATTCCGCCCAAATGCCCCTGTTACCCGTGCGGAAGCCATAACAATGATCGGACGGGCGCTTGAGCTCGATGGAACCAAACGAGCGACTCCATTCAAAGATGTAAGCGCCAGCCACTTCGCTTCGGGTTATATTGCTTCCGGTGCGGAAGCGGGAATCGTTAATGGATTCCCCGGAAACTATTTCCGCCCGAACTGGAAAGTGACCCGTGCCCAAACAGCGGTCATGCTCGACCGCGCTTTTGATTTCCCGAATGCGCCAAACGCCAAATTTTCCGATGTAGGACCAAACCACTTTGCATATGAAGCCATCTCACGGCTGGCTTATCAAGGAGTGGCGCTAGGCTATACGGATAACACATTTCGTCCGGACAACAATGTCACCCGCGTCCATTTTGCCGTATTCTTGGCACGGGCCATCGAACCGTCTTTCATTCCTGACAAGCAAGCCTTGCTGGAAACGGCCAATGACATCCTGGCTGACTTGAAAGCGAAAGATTTTGCAGCTGTTTCTTCGTATGTAAGTGCACAGAAAGGCTTGACGTTCTGCCCATACAGCGGCGGTTGCCTGGACAACGGAGGCGTCACCTTTACAAAAGCCCAGCTGCCTGGCTTTATGCAGAACAGCAAAGTTTATCAATGGGGCTATCAGGACGGCAGCGGCTTCCCGATCAAACTGACTCCTGCCCAGTACTACAATCAGTATTTAATGAATGCCACTTACAATGAAAAAGAACGATACGGCCGCACCGAACAGCCAATGACACACGAGCAAATCAAAGAACGCTTCCCGAATGCCATGATTGTGGAGTTCTATTACCCTGGAACCGATCAATACGAAGGCATGGACTGGCAGAATCTCAATATGGTCTTTGAGAAAAACAGCAGCGGCAAATGGATTTTGGTTGCATTGGTCAACAACCGCTGGACCATTTAG
- a CDS encoding type 1 glutamine amidotransferase domain-containing protein yields MDKILIVVTNYSALGERGKKTGLWLRELTDFYHEVRDLFDVDIISTSPKRVPLDPRSLLEVLTNKKTRAYYMNDELMDRLKNPLTPEEVDGHEYAAIYFTGGHGTMYDFPGNIHLQELTKTIYEKGGIVSAVCHGPCGLLNVRLSDGRYLLSGHVVTGFSNQEEKLMGMFKDIPYSLEESMRERGTLFKQAALPFTSCVILSGRLITGQNPASARGVALKVIEQCRELENREYEYQMEA; encoded by the coding sequence ATGGATAAAATTCTGATCGTCGTAACCAACTATTCAGCCCTTGGAGAAAGAGGGAAGAAAACCGGTCTTTGGTTGAGGGAGCTGACGGATTTTTATCACGAAGTCAGAGACCTTTTTGACGTTGACATCATTAGTACATCTCCGAAACGGGTGCCTTTGGATCCGCGAAGCTTGCTCGAGGTGCTGACCAACAAAAAGACACGGGCTTATTATATGAATGACGAACTGATGGACCGCCTCAAAAATCCCCTAACTCCGGAAGAAGTCGACGGCCATGAGTATGCAGCCATTTATTTTACGGGCGGACACGGCACTATGTACGATTTCCCAGGAAACATTCACTTGCAGGAGCTGACCAAGACGATTTATGAAAAAGGTGGAATCGTTTCAGCTGTTTGCCACGGTCCGTGCGGATTATTGAACGTACGGCTGTCTGATGGCCGATACTTGTTGTCGGGCCATGTTGTCACCGGTTTTTCGAATCAGGAAGAAAAGCTGATGGGCATGTTCAAAGACATTCCTTATTCGCTGGAAGAAAGTATGAGGGAAAGAGGGACTTTATTCAAACAGGCGGCATTGCCCTTCACTTCTTGTGTGATTTTATCAGGGCGTTTGATCACGGGCCAGAATCCGGCTTCGGCGAGAGGCGTCGCCTTAAAAGTCATTGAGCAATGCCGGGAACTGGAAAACCGTGAGTATGAGTATCAGATGGAAGCTTAA
- a CDS encoding general stress protein, with the protein MAQRSVTGYYDSEQEAIEAIEELKLQGYRQEDISVISKNKGETETVTEETGTHASEGAAAGLVTGGALGGLGGVLVGLGALAIPGIGPIVAAGPIAAGLTGAAAGAGLGGLAGALIGMGIPEEEAKAYETHFNKGKILVLLEDGNERDKDSPGRANRSVL; encoded by the coding sequence ATGGCCCAAAGATCGGTAACAGGTTATTACGACAGTGAACAAGAAGCGATCGAAGCAATCGAAGAGCTGAAACTGCAAGGCTACCGGCAGGAAGACATCTCCGTTATCAGCAAAAACAAAGGCGAAACCGAAACGGTCACGGAAGAAACAGGAACCCATGCAAGCGAAGGCGCCGCAGCCGGATTGGTGACCGGCGGCGCATTAGGCGGATTGGGCGGTGTGCTTGTTGGGCTCGGCGCGCTGGCGATACCGGGAATCGGACCGATTGTTGCCGCAGGACCAATCGCTGCTGGACTTACAGGAGCAGCGGCAGGAGCCGGGCTTGGTGGCCTTGCAGGTGCTTTGATCGGGATGGGCATTCCAGAAGAAGAAGCAAAAGCATACGAAACCCATTTTAACAAAGGGAAGATTCTGGTGCTGTTGGAAGACGGCAATGAACGGGACAAAGATTCGCCGGGACGGGCGAACAGAAGCGTTTTATAG
- a CDS encoding type III polyketide synthase, with protein MSFIRKVVTEHAPYHVDQKEIVGVVRNLFGGHYEDIERLLRVFGNGQIEGRYFAAPLEWFERERGLEEKNQLYIEEAVRMGSNAVKRCLEEAEVEKEEIDAFVFVSSSGMATPTIDARIMNELRLPVHIKRLPLWGLGCAGGAAGISRAHDYCLAYPDAKVIVLCLELCSLTFQRSDTSKSNLIGTSLFADGAACALVTGRNDQAKGSGFFIRETQSTLMQDSEDVMGWDVKDEGLHVVFSRDIPKIIESWLKPNVDLFLDKIGKTSADIKHFVAHPGGKKVLAAYEKSLGLPKEKTDTSRGVLAQYGNMSSPTVLFVLKEFMENKPKSGEEGLLTALGPGFSSEMLWLEWGEAGA; from the coding sequence ATGTCATTTATCCGGAAAGTGGTAACCGAACATGCACCCTATCATGTGGATCAAAAAGAAATAGTTGGAGTGGTCAGGAATTTGTTCGGAGGGCATTACGAAGATATCGAAAGATTGCTCCGGGTATTTGGCAATGGCCAGATTGAAGGCCGTTATTTTGCAGCCCCGCTGGAGTGGTTTGAACGGGAACGCGGCCTGGAAGAGAAAAATCAGCTGTATATTGAAGAAGCTGTACGCATGGGCAGCAATGCGGTCAAGCGCTGTCTGGAAGAAGCAGAGGTAGAAAAAGAAGAAATCGATGCATTTGTTTTTGTCTCGAGTTCGGGCATGGCCACGCCGACGATTGATGCCCGCATCATGAATGAATTGCGTCTGCCTGTACATATTAAGCGCTTGCCGCTATGGGGGCTGGGGTGTGCAGGAGGGGCAGCGGGAATCAGCCGGGCACACGATTATTGCCTGGCTTATCCAGATGCCAAAGTGATTGTCTTATGCCTTGAACTATGCAGCCTGACTTTCCAGCGATCTGATACGTCAAAAAGCAATTTGATCGGAACTTCCTTGTTCGCCGACGGGGCAGCGTGTGCTTTAGTGACTGGGCGGAATGACCAGGCAAAAGGATCGGGCTTCTTCATCCGCGAGACCCAGTCGACATTGATGCAGGATTCAGAAGATGTCATGGGGTGGGATGTGAAAGATGAAGGCCTGCATGTGGTGTTTTCCCGTGATATCCCGAAAATCATTGAAAGTTGGCTCAAACCGAACGTCGATTTGTTTTTGGATAAAATCGGGAAAACTTCTGCGGATATTAAGCATTTCGTGGCTCATCCTGGCGGCAAAAAAGTATTGGCGGCCTACGAGAAATCCCTCGGCCTCCCCAAGGAGAAAACAGATACGTCAAGAGGCGTCCTCGCACAGTACGGAAATATGTCTTCGCCGACCGTCCTGTTCGTCCTGAAAGAATTTATGGAGAATAAACCGAAGAGCGGTGAAGAAGGGCTGCTGACGGCGCTTGGGCCGGGCTTTAGCTCCGAAATGCTTTGGCTTGAATGGGGGGAAGCCGGCGCATGA
- a CDS encoding isoprenylcysteine carboxyl methyltransferase family protein encodes MTFFYLLVGIVIIQRLLEVLYAKSNERRMKSQGAVEAGAEHYKWIVLLHILFFVSLLAEVLFHQQGLGPAWPVFLIIFFVAQVLRVWALASLGPYWNTKIIVLPGATKVKKGPYRWLPHPNYIVVALEIAALPLLFGAWRTALIFTVANALLLLLVRIPAEENALRELKE; translated from the coding sequence ATGACATTCTTTTATCTGCTGGTCGGTATTGTCATCATTCAACGGCTGCTTGAAGTCTTGTATGCCAAGTCCAATGAACGGCGAATGAAAAGCCAGGGAGCGGTTGAAGCCGGGGCAGAACATTACAAATGGATTGTTCTGCTGCATATACTGTTTTTTGTTTCACTCCTAGCTGAAGTGTTATTCCATCAGCAAGGGCTTGGGCCGGCATGGCCGGTCTTCTTAATCATCTTCTTTGTCGCCCAAGTTCTCCGGGTGTGGGCACTGGCATCACTCGGCCCTTACTGGAACACCAAAATCATTGTGCTGCCGGGCGCCACAAAAGTGAAAAAAGGGCCGTACCGCTGGCTGCCGCATCCGAATTACATCGTGGTGGCGCTGGAAATTGCTGCGCTCCCGCTCTTGTTTGGTGCGTGGCGCACAGCCCTGATCTTTACGGTTGCGAATGCTTTGCTTCTGCTGCTGGTGCGGATTCCTGCTGAAGAAAATGCGTTGCGGGAATTGAAGGAATAG
- a CDS encoding AI-2E family transporter produces the protein MWIKKPFFEYATAVLLIAIILFFIGKIDYAFWPFKIIIATVFAPILIAGLLYYLIRPFLQILLRYMPKVGGIAVVFFVFFVGLTAVLYYFGPTIKEQVASLAELAPQTVEQVTAESEEKVDGFEFAGVSGYEIKNRVLTYMENASKTLMDNVMTILGTLMNVAVVLIVVPFILFFLLKDDHKLIPYLMKYVSEEHKPEGRKLLADVDETLSNYIVSQAIVAVVVGFFMFIGYVIIGLDYALSLAVFAMFLIIVPFLGPLIGVIPALFVALMSGEPFMAIKVLIVLLIVQQLEGNLVTPNIMGSRLNIHPLTIIFLLLIAAALYGFVGILIAIPLYAVLKTIIHNFRLFIRLRKKREVASKGH, from the coding sequence ATGTGGATTAAGAAACCGTTTTTTGAGTATGCTACTGCCGTACTCCTGATTGCTATTATTCTCTTTTTTATCGGCAAAATCGATTATGCTTTTTGGCCTTTTAAAATTATTATTGCCACTGTTTTTGCTCCGATATTGATTGCTGGGCTTCTATATTATTTGATTCGCCCTTTTCTCCAGATCTTGCTGCGCTATATGCCGAAAGTCGGAGGCATCGCCGTCGTCTTTTTCGTTTTCTTTGTAGGGCTGACTGCGGTTCTATATTATTTCGGACCCACAATCAAAGAACAGGTGGCAAGCCTGGCGGAACTAGCGCCTCAAACAGTCGAGCAAGTCACAGCTGAGTCCGAAGAGAAAGTGGATGGCTTTGAATTTGCCGGAGTAAGCGGATATGAAATAAAAAACCGGGTGCTTACATACATGGAGAATGCATCCAAAACCTTGATGGATAATGTCATGACAATTTTAGGGACTTTAATGAACGTCGCTGTCGTTCTGATTGTCGTGCCATTCATCTTGTTCTTTTTGTTAAAAGATGATCATAAGTTAATTCCTTATTTGATGAAATACGTGTCCGAAGAACACAAGCCGGAAGGCCGAAAACTATTGGCAGATGTGGACGAAACTTTATCGAATTACATCGTGAGCCAGGCAATTGTTGCGGTTGTGGTCGGTTTCTTCATGTTCATTGGCTATGTCATTATCGGCTTGGATTATGCCTTATCGTTGGCTGTCTTCGCCATGTTCCTGATTATCGTTCCGTTTTTGGGGCCGCTTATCGGCGTCATTCCGGCTCTTTTTGTTGCTTTGATGAGTGGGGAACCCTTTATGGCCATTAAAGTATTGATCGTTTTGCTGATTGTGCAGCAGCTTGAAGGCAATTTGGTGACTCCAAACATTATGGGAAGTCGTTTGAATATTCATCCCTTGACCATTATTTTCCTGCTGTTGATTGCAGCAGCTCTTTATGGGTTTGTCGGCATCTTGATTGCCATTCCGCTTTATGCTGTACTAAAAACGATTATCCATAATTTCCGTCTGTTTATTCGACTGCGCAAGAAAAGAGAAGTGGCAAGTAAAGGGCATTAA